A genome region from Setaria italica strain Yugu1 chromosome III, Setaria_italica_v2.0, whole genome shotgun sequence includes the following:
- the LOC101779035 gene encoding putative glycine-rich cell wall structural protein 1: MAGTKLISLGFIVLMSMGLANAVRVARYSSADGTGTGGGGGGGYVNGAGSGSGSGTGAGESGSNGVHATAGGGGGGGGTSQYGGSGYGGGSGSGSGSGTYSQGPYSGYGESSNAGGSGGGGGGGQAGGHWGSSAQGSGSGTGSGSSYSNRYWYGPSYAGANANGNGGGTGSSQNGGGGGGSGAGSGYGNANP; encoded by the coding sequence ATGGCAGGCACAAAGCTAATATCACTGGGGTTCATTGTCCTCATGAGCATGGGATTAGCCAATGCTGTGAGGGTAGCTAGATACTCTAGTGCTGATGGGACGGGCactggagggggagggggtggtggaTATGTGAATGGTGCAGGATCAGGGTCAGGGTCCGGCACTGGCGCAGGTGAGAGCGGTTCAAACGGTGTCCATGCAACTGCTGGAgggggtggtggaggtggtgggacTAGCCAATACGGTGGGTCTGGTTACGGTGGAGGGTCTGGGTCAGGTTCAGGATCTGGTACATACAGTCAAGGACCGTATTCAGGCTATGGAGAATCTTCCAATGCTGGTGGttccggtggcggtggtggtggtggacaagCTGGAGGTCATTGGGGATCTAGTGCACAGGGGTCTGGCAGTGGCACTGGATCTGGCTCTAGCTATTCTAACAGGTATTGGTACGGACCTAGTTATGCAGGTGCAAATGCTAATGGCAATGGTGGTGGCACCGGGAGCAGTCAAAAtggtgggggtggcggcggttCAGGTGCTGGATCCGGATACGGCAATGCCAACCCCTAA
- the LOC101777408 gene encoding putative glycine-rich cell wall structural protein 1, whose translation MAGTKLVALGFIVLMSMGLANAVRVARYSSADGTGTGGGGGGGYVNGAGSGSGSGTGAGESGSNGVHAAAGGGGGGGGTSQYGGSGYGGGSGSGSGSGTYSQGPYSGYGESSNAGGSGGGGGGGQAGGHWGSSAQGSGSGTGSGSSYSNRYWYGPSYAGANANGNGGGSGSSQNGGGGGGQGAGSGYGNANP comes from the coding sequence ATGGCAGGCACCAAGCTAGTAGCACTTGGTTTCATTGTCCTCATGAGCATGGGGTTAGCCAATGCTGTGAGGGTGGCTAGATACTCTAGTGCTGATGGGACGGGCactggagggggagggggtggcggatACGTGAATGGTGCAGGATCAGGATCAGGGTCTGGCACTGGCGCAGGTGAGAGCGGTTCAAACGGTGTCCATGCAGCTGCTGGAGGgggtggcggaggtggtgggACTAGCCAATACGGTGGGTCTGGTTACGGTGGAGGGTCTGGGTCAGGTTCAGGGTCTGGTACATACAGTCAAGGACCGTATTCAGGCTATGGAGAATCTTCCAATGCTGGTGGttccggtggcggtggtggtggtggacaagCTGGAGGCCATTGGGGATCTAGTGCACAAGGATCTGGTAGCGGCACTGGATCTGGCTCTAGCTATTCTAATAGGTATTGGTACGGACCTAGTTATGCAGGTGCAAATGCTAATGGCAATGGTGGTGGCAGCGGGAGCAGTCAAAACGGTGGGGGTGGCGGTGGTCAAGGTGCTGGATCTGGGTACGGCAATGCCAATCCCTGA
- the LOC101777815 gene encoding metal tolerance protein 5, translating into MAAAGARGGEEGEELLLRAVDAGDDVSGGLCLGERPWRLNFDRFRRPEAEQEKPARGLHDCLGVLAQGSADDVAEYYQQQLEMLEGFNEMDTLADRGFLPGMSKEEREMVAQKETWAIRLSNIANMVLFAAKVYASVRSDSLAIVASTLDSLLDLLSGFILWFTAFSMQTPNPYRYPIGKRRMQPLGILVFASVMATLGLQIIIESTHSLVSDGDEFRLTKEQEKWVVDIMLSVTLVKLLLVIYCRTFTNEIVKACAQDHFFDVITNVIGLVAALLANYVQGWIDPVGAIILAIYTIRMWSITVLDNVHSLVGQSAPPAFLQKLTYLCWNHHKAVRHIDTVRAYTFGSHYFVEVDIVLPCAMPLREAHDIGEALQEKLERLPEIERAFVHLDYEFTHQPEHARSHDT; encoded by the exons ATGGCGGCGGCTGGAGCGAGGGGTGGCGAAGAGGGCGAGGAGCTGCTCCTCCGTGCCGTGGATGCCGGGGACGACGTGAGCGGCGGCTTGTGCTTGGGGGAGAGGCCCTGGCGGCTCAACTTCGACCGGTTCCGCCGCCCGGAGGCGGAGCAGGAGAAGCCGGCGCGCGGGCTCCACGACTGCCTCGGCGTGCTAG CTCAAGGCTCTGCTGATGATGTTGCAGAATACTACCAACAACAGTTGGAAATGCTGGAAGGTTTTAATGAAATGGATACACTGGCAGATCGTGGTTTCCTTCCTGGAATGTCTAAG GAAGAGCGAGAGATGGTTGCCCAAAAAGAGACATGGGCCATCCGATTATCTAACATTGCAAACATGGTTCTTTTTGCGGCAAAAGTTTATGCCTCAGTAAGGAGTGACTCCCTAGCTATTGTTGCTTCCACCTTGGATTCTCTACTCGACTTGTTATCTGGTTTTATATTGTGGTTTACTGCCTTTTCTATGCAAACACCAAACCCATACAGATACCCAATTGGTAAAAGGCGCATGCAACCTCTG GGAATACTAGTTTTCGCTTCTGTCATGGCTACGCTTGGTCTTCAAATTATCATAGAATCTACACACTCACTGGTATCCGAT GGCGATGAATTCCGCTTGACAAAAGAGCAGGAAAAGTGGGTTGTCGATATTATGCTCTCAGTGACACTGGTGAAGCTTCTCCTGGTTATATATTGCCGAACATTCACCAATGAAATAGTGAAGGCCTGTGCACAGGATCACTTTTTTGATGTCATCACCAATGTTATTGGGCTTGTGGCTGCACTTCTTGCTAATTATGTTCAAGGCTGGATTGACCCAGTTGGAGCTATCATT CTCGCGATCTACACAATCAGGATGTGGTCGATCACGGTGCTGGACAATGTCCACTCTCTGGTCGGCCAGTCGGCACCACCAGCATTTCTCCAGAAGCTCACCTACCTATGCTGGAACCACCACAAGGCCGTGAGGCACATTGACACGGTGCGGGCGTACACATTTGGTTCCCACTACTTCGTGGAGGTGGATATCGTCCTTCCCTGCGCCATGCCCCTGCGAGAGGCCCATGACATCGGCGAGGCCCTGCaggagaagctggagcgccTGCCTGAGATTGAGCGGGCCTTCGTCCACCTCGACTATGAGTTCACCCACCAGCCCGAGCATGCTCGGTCGCATGACACATAG